In Vespula vulgaris chromosome 19, iyVesVulg1.1, whole genome shotgun sequence, a single genomic region encodes these proteins:
- the LOC127070662 gene encoding uncharacterized protein LOC127070662 isoform X3: protein MDEIECRYNLGNYIYTIKDTKEVHTRLKSDPVFVAEYIKLNGTNLEYQVQNINTTAEASFVWTRSKTLLLIEAYDARKEKFIDPRIKKKTLWKEIALEFEKKNYYVSAENLDKKFRNLKRTYIKIRDNIRKSFMGKERVTWEYYDYLQKIYEKDYPIMINTSLEDNENSDKISQNLVNSDSSLSAKFAADDDFVEILSDQIDRSEHYNGTTQIVCDTKPNTIRGRVKLRTQRKRQMKTLREEHLNLEKEKIKELRRLREAIENNNEIQRERNQLFSALIMNITCETLNEFKFGSFCEKV from the exons ATGGATGAAATCGAATGTCGATATAACTtaggaaattatatttacactATCAAAGATACTAAGGAAGTACATACAAGATTGAAAAGTG ATCCTGTTTTTGTTGCAgagtatattaaattaaatggtACTAATTTGGAATATCaagtacaaaatataaatacaacaGCAG AGGCCTCGTTCGTTTGGACAAGGAGTAAAACATTGTTGCTAATTGAAGCCTATGATgctaggaaagaaaaattcatagatcctagaataaaaaagaaaactctttGGAAAGAAATTGCTCTAgaattcgagaaaaagaattattacgtGTCTGCTGaaaatttagataaaaaatttaggAACTTAAAAAGGACGTACATCAAGATCCGtgataatattagaaaatcgtTTATGGGGAAGGAAAGAGTTACGTGGGAATATTACGactatttacaaaaaatttatgagaaggattatcctattatgataaaTACAAGTTtagaagataatgaaaatagcGATAAGATATCGCAAAATCTTGTTAATAGCGACAGTTCATTATCTGCAAAATTTGCAGCGGATGATgatttcgttgaaatattatctGATCAAATTGATCGATCCGAACACTACAATGGTACTACGCAAATAGTATGTGATACAAAACCAAATACTATACGTGGAAGAGTAAAATTAAGGacacaaagaaaaagacaaatgaAAACACTTAGAGAAGAACAtcttaatttagaaaaagaaaagattaaagagCTTCGACGTTTGAGAGAggcaatagaaaataataatgaaatacagagagagcGTAATCAACTTTTTTCAGCTCTCATAATGAATATAACGTGTGAAACGttgaatgaatttaaatttgGATCTTTTTGTGAAAAggtataa
- the LOC127070662 gene encoding uncharacterized protein LOC127070662 isoform X5: MEASFVWTRSKTLLLIEAYDARKEKFIDPRIKKKTLWKEIALEFEKKNYYVSAENLDKKFRNLKRTYIKIRDNIRKSFMGKERVTWEYYDYLQKIYEKDYPIMINTSLEDNENSDKISQNLVNSDSSLSAKFAADDDFVEILSDQIDRSEHYNGTTQIVCDTKPNTIRGRVKLRTQRKRQMKTLREEHLNLEKEKIKELRRLREAIENNNEIQRERNQLFSALIMNITCETLNEFKFGSFCEKIFIIHVST; the protein is encoded by the exons ATGG AGGCCTCGTTCGTTTGGACAAGGAGTAAAACATTGTTGCTAATTGAAGCCTATGATgctaggaaagaaaaattcatagatcctagaataaaaaagaaaactctttGGAAAGAAATTGCTCTAgaattcgagaaaaagaattattacgtGTCTGCTGaaaatttagataaaaaatttaggAACTTAAAAAGGACGTACATCAAGATCCGtgataatattagaaaatcgtTTATGGGGAAGGAAAGAGTTACGTGGGAATATTACGactatttacaaaaaatttatgagaaggattatcctattatgataaaTACAAGTTtagaagataatgaaaatagcGATAAGATATCGCAAAATCTTGTTAATAGCGACAGTTCATTATCTGCAAAATTTGCAGCGGATGATgatttcgttgaaatattatctGATCAAATTGATCGATCCGAACACTACAATGGTACTACGCAAATAGTATGTGATACAAAACCAAATACTATACGTGGAAGAGTAAAATTAAGGacacaaagaaaaagacaaatgaAAACACTTAGAGAAGAACAtcttaatttagaaaaagaaaagattaaagagCTTCGACGTTTGAGAGAggcaatagaaaataataatgaaatacagagagagcGTAATCAACTTTTTTCAGCTCTCATAATGAATATAACGTGTGAAACGttgaatgaatttaaatttgGATCTTTTTGTGAAAAg ATTTTCATTATTCACGTTTCAACTTGA
- the LOC127070662 gene encoding uncharacterized protein LOC127070662 isoform X4, translating into MDEIECRYNLGNYIYTIKDTKEVHTRLKKASFVWTRSKTLLLIEAYDARKEKFIDPRIKKKTLWKEIALEFEKKNYYVSAENLDKKFRNLKRTYIKIRDNIRKSFMGKERVTWEYYDYLQKIYEKDYPIMINTSLEDNENSDKISQNLVNSDSSLSAKFAADDDFVEILSDQIDRSEHYNGTTQIVCDTKPNTIRGRVKLRTQRKRQMKTLREEHLNLEKEKIKELRRLREAIENNNEIQRERNQLFSALIMNITCETLNEFKFGSFCEKIFIIHVST; encoded by the exons ATGGATGAAATCGAATGTCGATATAACTtaggaaattatatttacactATCAAAGATACTAAGGAAGTACATACAAGATTGAAAA AGGCCTCGTTCGTTTGGACAAGGAGTAAAACATTGTTGCTAATTGAAGCCTATGATgctaggaaagaaaaattcatagatcctagaataaaaaagaaaactctttGGAAAGAAATTGCTCTAgaattcgagaaaaagaattattacgtGTCTGCTGaaaatttagataaaaaatttaggAACTTAAAAAGGACGTACATCAAGATCCGtgataatattagaaaatcgtTTATGGGGAAGGAAAGAGTTACGTGGGAATATTACGactatttacaaaaaatttatgagaaggattatcctattatgataaaTACAAGTTtagaagataatgaaaatagcGATAAGATATCGCAAAATCTTGTTAATAGCGACAGTTCATTATCTGCAAAATTTGCAGCGGATGATgatttcgttgaaatattatctGATCAAATTGATCGATCCGAACACTACAATGGTACTACGCAAATAGTATGTGATACAAAACCAAATACTATACGTGGAAGAGTAAAATTAAGGacacaaagaaaaagacaaatgaAAACACTTAGAGAAGAACAtcttaatttagaaaaagaaaagattaaagagCTTCGACGTTTGAGAGAggcaatagaaaataataatgaaatacagagagagcGTAATCAACTTTTTTCAGCTCTCATAATGAATATAACGTGTGAAACGttgaatgaatttaaatttgGATCTTTTTGTGAAAAg ATTTTCATTATTCACGTTTCAACTTGA
- the LOC127070654 gene encoding synaptic vesicular amine transporter yields MGTAELSAWLQRCRESRRLVLVIVAIALLLDNMLLTTVVPIIPEFLYDIKHPNATLSEHLEGNVNHRSGITTTTTTTAATTTITTTTTTTSSMSTPSTPRCPCPLNISNNNSPLEFLSITTMSPELTELTTINSTTSEQKEKEQRHKELLEETVAVGMMFASKAFVQLLANPVVGPLTHRIGYSIPMFTGFIIMFISTLIFAFGRSYGILFLARALQGIGSSCSSVSGMGMLAERYQDDKERGNAMGIALGGLALGVLIGPPFGGVMYEFVGKSAPFLVLSALALGDGLLQLLMLQPSVVYTEAEPPSLKSLVTDPYIILAAGAITFANMGIAMLEPSLPIWMMDTMGASRWKQGATFLPASISYLIGTNLFGPLGHRMGRWLASLIGLIVIGLCLMCIPLASSINHLIIPNAGLGFAIGMVDSSMMPELGYLVDIRHTAVYGSVYAIGDVAFCLGFAIGPALSGTLVNTIGFEWMLFGIAILNFMYAPLMYFLRAPPTKEEKKSLIIGEKSSVRYVTYQNEEDDQ; encoded by the exons TTCCAATTATTCCGGAATTTCTCTACGACATAAAACACCCTAACGCTACTCTAAGCGAGCATCTCGAAGGAAATGTAAATCATAGATCAGGGATTACAACGACTACAACGACTACTGCTGCGACAACGACTATTACAACTACCACGACTACAACCTCATCGATGTCAACACCGTCAACACCGAGATGTCCTTGTCCTCTTAATATATCCAATAATAATTCTCCGTTggaatttctttctattacaaCAATGTCTCCGGAATTGACAG AATTGACAACGATAAATTCGACGACAtccgaacaaaaagaaaaggaacaaaggcaTAAAGAATTATTGGAAGAAACAGTAGCCGTAGGGATGATGTTCGCATCGAAAGCCTTCGTACAATTGCTTGCTAATCCTGTTGTTGGACCTCTTACTCATAG AATAGGCTACAGTATTCCAATGTTCACTGGATTCATTATTATGTTCATATCGACGTTGATATTTGCATTTGGTCGAAGTTATGGGATATTATTTTTGGCACGTGCACTACAGGGTATTGGTTCCTCGTGTTCGAGTGTGTCAG gtatggGTATGTTGGCGGAGAGATATCAGGATGATAAAGAACGTGGCAATGCGATGGGTATAGCACTTGGTGGACTTGCTCTTGGTGTTTTAATTGGGCCACCATTCGGTGGAGTTATGTACGAATTTGTTGGAAAGTCTGCACCATTTTTAGTACTCTCAGCATTGGCTCTTGGCGATggac TTTTACAACTTTTGATGCTTCAACCATCTGTAGTGTACACGGAAGCCGAACCACCATCTTTGAAATCATTGGTTACTGAtccatatattattttagctgctg GTGCAATAACATTCGCAAACATGGGCATCGCTATGTTGGAACCAAGCTTACCTATATGGATGATGGATACGATGGGTGCCAGTCGTTGGAAGCAAGGAGCGACATTTTTACCTGCTAGCATTAGTTATTTAATTGGAACTAACTTATTTGGTCCCCTTGGTCACAGGATGGGCAG gtGGTTAGCGTCGTTAATCGGTCTCATTGTAATTGGTCTCTGTTTGATGTGC ATACCTCTGGCCAGCAGTATCAATCATTTAATCATTCCTAACGCTGGATTAGGATTTGCTATTGGCATGGTCGACAGTTCAATGATGCCTGAATTAGGATATTTGGTAGATATAAGGCATACTGCTGTTTACGGAAGTGTTTATGCAATCGGCGATGTGGCATTTTGTTTGGGCTTCGCCATAG GACCCGCATTAAGCGGTACACTGGTTAACACTATAGGATTCGAGTGGATGCTCTTTGGAATCGCTATTTTGAATTTCATGTACGCACCCTTAATGTATTTCCTCAGAGCGCCGCCgacgaaagaggagaagaag TCGCTGATAATCGGCGAGAAGTCGTCCGTGCGCTACGTAACGTACCAGAACGAAGAGGATGATCAATAG
- the LOC127070671 gene encoding uncharacterized protein LOC127070671, with protein sequence MESKNKGSSLKNKITYTPLSKTTTSKKGSYLKLLGKSKFDDIDKLTPKDLEDSLKRAKENPIEPFAFLTKISVEGTIEENILNKAKNESTEIDIKLANLMKRIELNKTLLERTNQRVKDIDSLVKRSELILPKNQIYDENIYMKIKSTAKKESTKIEPSIEYPEIEKFRRTMDATKDMLNYVKKISKGEMTLNDLPTELLNRVKSSNENIENIKIDQ encoded by the exons ATGGAATCAAAGAATAAAGGCTCtag TTTAAAAAACAAGATAACCTATACACCGTTGTCTAAAACCACAACAAGCAAGAAGGGAAGTTATTTGAAATTACTTGGCAAATCAAAATTTGacgatatcgataaattaacACCGAAAGATTTGGAAGATTCTTTgaaaagagcgaaagaaaatcCGATAGAACCTTTCGCTTTTTTAACTAAAATTTCGGTAGAAGGTACGATCGAGGAAAACATATTAAACAAAGCGAAGAACGAATCAACGGAGATAGAC ATTAAGTTGGCTAACCTGATGAAACGTATAGAATTGAATAAAACTTTGTTGGAAAGAACGAATCAACGTGTGAAAGATATCGATTCTCTCGTTAAACGAAGCGAATTGATTTTGCCGAAAAATCAGATTTAcg ACGAGAAtatctatatgaaaataaagtcGACCGCTAAAAAAGAATCTACGAAAATTGAACCTTCGATCGAATATCCAGAAATtg AAAAATTTCGTCGTACCATGGACGCGACCAAGGACATGCTGAATtacgtaaagaaaatttctaaaggTGAAATGACCTTGAATGATTTACCTACGGAACTTTTGAATCGTGTAAAATCGTCCAACGAAAATATCGAGAACATCAAGATCGACCAGTAA
- the LOC127070660 gene encoding E3 ubiquitin-protein ligase RMND5A isoform X1 → MEACNAVEREVDKVLLKFGAINEHADNVLRDLINHIESLKKELEEAPSDHELTPGQVQVLKQAMTKVRDTVQRLATDHRDLHSTVSKVGKAIDRNFIADFASTSREDVFSGPEKSHLLNQVICQHFYRQGMLDIADELATEAGIKTDEGRKEPFTELNYILDCLKQRNLEPALEWAKKHREALLAQNSSLEFKLHRLHFIRLVQQGPTKQTEAIMYARQNLTQFVGRHEKEVQALMGTLLYLPNGIQSSPYSHLLDPTLWLDIHDVFTKEACTLLGLSVDSPLSVCINAGCTALPALLNIKQVMQQRQVTGIWSGKDELPVNIEIDLGKQSRYHSVFACPILRQQSTENNPPMKLVCGHVISRDALNKLTNANKLKCPYCPVEQNPEDARLIYF, encoded by the exons ATGGAGGCTTGTAATGCTGTTGAGCGCGAAGTTGACAAAGTTCTATTAAAATTTGGTGCGATTAACGAACATGCAGATAATGTTTTACGagatttaataaatcatatcgagtcgttaaaaaaggaattagaaGAAG CACCATCTGATCATGAACTGACACCGGGTCAAGTGCAGGTATTAAAACAAGCAATGACAAAGGTTCGTGATACTGTACAACGTTTGGCAACCGATCACCGAGACTTACACAGTACGGTATCTAAAGTGGGCAAAGCTATTGACAGAAACTTTATTGCTGATTTTGCAAGTACAAGTCGAGAAGATGTATTTTCTGGTCCAGAAAAGTCTCACCTTCTTAATCAAGTTATCTGTCAACACTTCTATCGTCAAGGAATGCTGGATATTGCAGATGAATTGGCAACA gaAGCAGGAATTAAAACCGACGAAGGCAGGAAAGAACCGTTCacagaattaaattatatacttgaTTGCTTGAAGCAAAGAAATTTAGAACCTGCACTTGAGTGGGCTAAGAAACACAGAGAAGCTCTTTTGGCAcaa AATTCATCTCTTGAATTTAAGTTACATAGATTACATTTCATAAGGCTTGTACAACAAGGACCTACTAAACAAACAGAGGCAATAATGTATGCACGTCAGAATCTTACACAGTTTGTTGGACGTCATGAAAAAGAAGTACAAGCTCTAATGGGAACGTTACTTTATTTACCGAATGGAATACAATCATCTCCGTATAGCCATTTATTAGATCCTACATTATGGCTTGACATTCACGATGTTTTTACTAAAGAAGCATGTACATTATTAGGCCTAAGCGTTGACAGTCCACTCTCGGTTTG taTCAATGCTGGATGTACAGCACTTCCTGCTCTTCTCAATATTAAACAGGTTATGCAACAAAGACAAGTAACTGGTATATGGAGTGGAAAAGATGAACTTCCGGTAAAT atcgAAATAGATTTGGGTAAACAAAGTCGTTATCATTCGGTTTTCGCATGTCCAATCCTTCGACAACAAAGTACAGAAAACAATCCACCAATGAAATTAGTTTGCGGTCACGTAATATCAAGGGATGCATTAAATAAGCTCACCAATGCAAACAA ACTGAAATGCCCATACTGTCCTGTGGAACAAAATCCAGAAGATGCTAgacttatatatttctag
- the LOC127070662 gene encoding uncharacterized protein LOC127070662 isoform X1, whose translation MDEIECRYNLGNYIYTIKDTKEVHTRLKSDPVFVAEYIKLNGTNLEYQVQNINTTAEASFVWTRSKTLLLIEAYDARKEKFIDPRIKKKTLWKEIALEFEKKNYYVSAENLDKKFRNLKRTYIKIRDNIRKSFMGKERVTWEYYDYLQKIYEKDYPIMINTSLEDNENSDKISQNLVNSDSSLSAKFAADDDFVEILSDQIDRSEHYNGTTQIVCDTKPNTIRGRVKLRTQRKRQMKTLREEHLNLEKEKIKELRRLREAIENNNEIQRERNQLFSALIMNITCETLNEFKFGSFCEKIFIIHVST comes from the exons ATGGATGAAATCGAATGTCGATATAACTtaggaaattatatttacactATCAAAGATACTAAGGAAGTACATACAAGATTGAAAAGTG ATCCTGTTTTTGTTGCAgagtatattaaattaaatggtACTAATTTGGAATATCaagtacaaaatataaatacaacaGCAG AGGCCTCGTTCGTTTGGACAAGGAGTAAAACATTGTTGCTAATTGAAGCCTATGATgctaggaaagaaaaattcatagatcctagaataaaaaagaaaactctttGGAAAGAAATTGCTCTAgaattcgagaaaaagaattattacgtGTCTGCTGaaaatttagataaaaaatttaggAACTTAAAAAGGACGTACATCAAGATCCGtgataatattagaaaatcgtTTATGGGGAAGGAAAGAGTTACGTGGGAATATTACGactatttacaaaaaatttatgagaaggattatcctattatgataaaTACAAGTTtagaagataatgaaaatagcGATAAGATATCGCAAAATCTTGTTAATAGCGACAGTTCATTATCTGCAAAATTTGCAGCGGATGATgatttcgttgaaatattatctGATCAAATTGATCGATCCGAACACTACAATGGTACTACGCAAATAGTATGTGATACAAAACCAAATACTATACGTGGAAGAGTAAAATTAAGGacacaaagaaaaagacaaatgaAAACACTTAGAGAAGAACAtcttaatttagaaaaagaaaagattaaagagCTTCGACGTTTGAGAGAggcaatagaaaataataatgaaatacagagagagcGTAATCAACTTTTTTCAGCTCTCATAATGAATATAACGTGTGAAACGttgaatgaatttaaatttgGATCTTTTTGTGAAAAg ATTTTCATTATTCACGTTTCAACTTGA
- the LOC127070662 gene encoding uncharacterized protein LOC127070662 isoform X2, with amino-acid sequence MDEIECRYNLGNYIYTIKDTKEVHTRLKSEYIKLNGTNLEYQVQNINTTAEASFVWTRSKTLLLIEAYDARKEKFIDPRIKKKTLWKEIALEFEKKNYYVSAENLDKKFRNLKRTYIKIRDNIRKSFMGKERVTWEYYDYLQKIYEKDYPIMINTSLEDNENSDKISQNLVNSDSSLSAKFAADDDFVEILSDQIDRSEHYNGTTQIVCDTKPNTIRGRVKLRTQRKRQMKTLREEHLNLEKEKIKELRRLREAIENNNEIQRERNQLFSALIMNITCETLNEFKFGSFCEKIFIIHVST; translated from the exons ATGGATGAAATCGAATGTCGATATAACTtaggaaattatatttacactATCAAAGATACTAAGGAAGTACATACAAGATTGAAAAGTG agtatattaaattaaatggtACTAATTTGGAATATCaagtacaaaatataaatacaacaGCAG AGGCCTCGTTCGTTTGGACAAGGAGTAAAACATTGTTGCTAATTGAAGCCTATGATgctaggaaagaaaaattcatagatcctagaataaaaaagaaaactctttGGAAAGAAATTGCTCTAgaattcgagaaaaagaattattacgtGTCTGCTGaaaatttagataaaaaatttaggAACTTAAAAAGGACGTACATCAAGATCCGtgataatattagaaaatcgtTTATGGGGAAGGAAAGAGTTACGTGGGAATATTACGactatttacaaaaaatttatgagaaggattatcctattatgataaaTACAAGTTtagaagataatgaaaatagcGATAAGATATCGCAAAATCTTGTTAATAGCGACAGTTCATTATCTGCAAAATTTGCAGCGGATGATgatttcgttgaaatattatctGATCAAATTGATCGATCCGAACACTACAATGGTACTACGCAAATAGTATGTGATACAAAACCAAATACTATACGTGGAAGAGTAAAATTAAGGacacaaagaaaaagacaaatgaAAACACTTAGAGAAGAACAtcttaatttagaaaaagaaaagattaaagagCTTCGACGTTTGAGAGAggcaatagaaaataataatgaaatacagagagagcGTAATCAACTTTTTTCAGCTCTCATAATGAATATAACGTGTGAAACGttgaatgaatttaaatttgGATCTTTTTGTGAAAAg ATTTTCATTATTCACGTTTCAACTTGA
- the LOC127070660 gene encoding E3 ubiquitin-protein ligase RMND5A isoform X2, with product MEACNAVEREVDKVLLKFGAINEHADNVLRDLINHIESLKKELEEAPSDHELTPGQVQVLKQAMTKVRDTVQRLATDHRDLHSTVSKVGKAIDRNFIADFASTSREDVFSGPEKSHLLNQVICQHFYRQGMLDIADELATEAGIKTDEGRKEPFTELNYILDCLKQRNLEPALEWAKKHREALLAQNSSLEFKLHRLHFIRLVQQGPTKQTEAIMYARQNLTQFVGRHEKEVQALMGTLLYLPNGIQSSPYSHLLDPTLWLDIHDVFTKEACTLLGLSVDSPLSVCINAGCTALPALLNIKQVMQQRQVTGIWSGKDELPIEIDLGKQSRYHSVFACPILRQQSTENNPPMKLVCGHVISRDALNKLTNANKLKCPYCPVEQNPEDARLIYF from the exons ATGGAGGCTTGTAATGCTGTTGAGCGCGAAGTTGACAAAGTTCTATTAAAATTTGGTGCGATTAACGAACATGCAGATAATGTTTTACGagatttaataaatcatatcgagtcgttaaaaaaggaattagaaGAAG CACCATCTGATCATGAACTGACACCGGGTCAAGTGCAGGTATTAAAACAAGCAATGACAAAGGTTCGTGATACTGTACAACGTTTGGCAACCGATCACCGAGACTTACACAGTACGGTATCTAAAGTGGGCAAAGCTATTGACAGAAACTTTATTGCTGATTTTGCAAGTACAAGTCGAGAAGATGTATTTTCTGGTCCAGAAAAGTCTCACCTTCTTAATCAAGTTATCTGTCAACACTTCTATCGTCAAGGAATGCTGGATATTGCAGATGAATTGGCAACA gaAGCAGGAATTAAAACCGACGAAGGCAGGAAAGAACCGTTCacagaattaaattatatacttgaTTGCTTGAAGCAAAGAAATTTAGAACCTGCACTTGAGTGGGCTAAGAAACACAGAGAAGCTCTTTTGGCAcaa AATTCATCTCTTGAATTTAAGTTACATAGATTACATTTCATAAGGCTTGTACAACAAGGACCTACTAAACAAACAGAGGCAATAATGTATGCACGTCAGAATCTTACACAGTTTGTTGGACGTCATGAAAAAGAAGTACAAGCTCTAATGGGAACGTTACTTTATTTACCGAATGGAATACAATCATCTCCGTATAGCCATTTATTAGATCCTACATTATGGCTTGACATTCACGATGTTTTTACTAAAGAAGCATGTACATTATTAGGCCTAAGCGTTGACAGTCCACTCTCGGTTTG taTCAATGCTGGATGTACAGCACTTCCTGCTCTTCTCAATATTAAACAGGTTATGCAACAAAGACAAGTAACTGGTATATGGAGTGGAAAAGATGAACTTCCG atcgAAATAGATTTGGGTAAACAAAGTCGTTATCATTCGGTTTTCGCATGTCCAATCCTTCGACAACAAAGTACAGAAAACAATCCACCAATGAAATTAGTTTGCGGTCACGTAATATCAAGGGATGCATTAAATAAGCTCACCAATGCAAACAA ACTGAAATGCCCATACTGTCCTGTGGAACAAAATCCAGAAGATGCTAgacttatatatttctag